The proteins below are encoded in one region of Limnochorda pilosa:
- a CDS encoding UvrB/UvrC motif-containing protein, translating into MLCEDCHEREATVHITHVVNGEKSEAHLCESCAQKRSQAQGMGPFGLQSFLKGLFDPETLFGAGVPGGLPGAVERGVRCESCGLSLDDFRRLGQLGCGHCYQQFERQLQPVLRRIHGATTHTGKVPSRGNQTVVLRRELEKLREQLAAAVGREAYEEAAALRDRIHALEARLGRS; encoded by the coding sequence GTGCTGTGCGAGGATTGCCACGAGCGCGAGGCGACGGTGCACATCACCCACGTCGTCAACGGGGAAAAGAGCGAGGCCCACCTCTGCGAGAGCTGCGCCCAGAAGCGCAGCCAGGCGCAGGGGATGGGGCCCTTCGGGTTGCAGTCCTTCCTGAAGGGGCTCTTCGACCCCGAGACCCTCTTTGGCGCCGGGGTGCCGGGCGGCCTTCCGGGTGCGGTCGAGCGGGGGGTGCGGTGCGAGAGCTGCGGGCTGAGCCTGGATGACTTCCGGCGCCTGGGGCAACTGGGGTGCGGTCACTGCTACCAGCAGTTCGAGCGCCAGCTCCAGCCCGTCCTGCGCCGGATCCACGGCGCCACGACCCACACCGGAAAGGTTCCCAGCCGGGGGAACCAGACGGTGGTGCTGCGCCGGGAGCTCGAAAAGCTGCGGGAGCAGCTGGCGGCCGCCGTCGGGCGGGAAGCGTACGAGGAAGCGGCCGCCCTCCGGGACCGGATTCATGCCCTCGAAGCTCGCCTG
- a CDS encoding CtsR family transcriptional regulator: MATLAEQIEAHLKRMLAAASGGVIEIQRREVARLFACVPSQINYVLETRFTPDHGYRVESRRGGGGYIRITWLAPWEATPRAASGCPSSGEPWASIGSELDRTTAETLLRALEARGWIGRREGGLVRAALEAATEGLGPGLADRVRAQVLRSLLMVVLN, encoded by the coding sequence ATGGCAACGCTGGCTGAACAGATCGAGGCACACCTGAAGCGGATGCTCGCGGCCGCGTCAGGCGGCGTCATCGAGATCCAGCGGCGGGAAGTGGCCCGCCTCTTCGCCTGCGTGCCCTCCCAGATCAACTACGTGCTCGAGACCCGGTTCACGCCGGACCATGGCTACCGGGTCGAGAGCCGGCGGGGTGGGGGCGGGTACATTCGCATCACGTGGCTGGCGCCGTGGGAGGCTACCCCGCGTGCCGCCTCCGGGTGCCCCTCGAGCGGTGAACCCTGGGCGAGCATCGGATCCGAGCTGGACCGTACCACGGCGGAAACGCTGCTCCGAGCGCTGGAAGCACGGGGATGGATCGGCCGCCGGGAAGGCGGGCTGGTCCGGGCCGCGCTCGAAGCAGCCACCGAGGGACTCGGCCCAGGTCTGGCCGACCGGGTGCGCGCCCAGGTGCTGCGCTCGCTGCTGATGGTGGTGTTGAACTAG
- a CDS encoding NAD(P)/FAD-dependent oxidoreductase, which produces MERVIDDGLLAGNGRAADETVYDITIIGGGPTGLFAAYYAGERDASCKVIDSLDQLGGQLAALYPEKTIYDVGGFPEVLAKELAHRLVQQALQRNPTVCLGEQVLQVDRGSDGVFRLTTTRGTHFSRALVVAAGVGAMTPRRLHVPGAAELEGRGLAYHVPSLEPYRGSRVLVVGGGDSAVDWALMLEPVADGVVLIHRRPGFRAHETSVRKLKESRVRVLTPYELRALHGVDQVEGATVFQNQTGEEGRLDVNRVVVSIGFDMDLGPIRDWGLAMDENGIVVDTRMATSVPGIYAAGDLASYPGKLKLIATGFGEAATAVNHAKTFIDPKARLFAGHSTSRKH; this is translated from the coding sequence GTGGAACGCGTGATCGACGACGGCTTGCTTGCGGGCAACGGCCGGGCGGCGGACGAAACCGTCTACGACATCACCATCATCGGCGGCGGGCCGACCGGGCTCTTCGCCGCCTACTACGCGGGCGAGCGCGACGCTTCGTGCAAGGTCATCGACAGCCTCGACCAGCTCGGGGGCCAGCTGGCAGCGCTCTATCCTGAGAAGACCATCTACGACGTGGGCGGGTTTCCGGAGGTCCTGGCCAAGGAGCTGGCCCACCGCCTGGTCCAGCAGGCCCTGCAGCGGAACCCCACCGTCTGCCTGGGCGAGCAGGTGCTGCAGGTCGACCGGGGATCCGACGGCGTCTTTCGTCTCACGACCACCCGGGGCACCCACTTCTCTCGGGCGCTGGTCGTCGCGGCCGGCGTGGGGGCCATGACCCCCCGCCGGCTCCACGTACCCGGGGCGGCGGAGCTGGAGGGACGGGGGCTCGCCTATCACGTGCCGTCGCTGGAGCCCTACCGGGGGAGCCGGGTGCTGGTGGTGGGCGGGGGCGACTCGGCTGTCGACTGGGCGCTGATGCTGGAGCCCGTGGCCGATGGGGTCGTGCTGATCCACCGGCGACCGGGTTTCCGTGCGCACGAGACGAGCGTGAGGAAGCTGAAGGAGTCCCGGGTGCGGGTGCTCACCCCCTACGAGCTGCGGGCGCTGCACGGGGTGGACCAGGTCGAAGGAGCTACCGTCTTCCAGAATCAGACCGGGGAGGAGGGGCGGCTGGACGTGAACAGGGTCGTGGTGAGCATCGGCTTCGACATGGACCTGGGGCCGATCCGGGACTGGGGGCTGGCCATGGACGAGAACGGGATCGTGGTGGATACCCGCATGGCCACCTCGGTTCCGGGCATCTACGCCGCCGGCGACCTGGCCTCCTACCCAGGCAAGCTCAAGCTCATCGCCACCGGCTTCGGCGAGGCCGCCACCGCGGTGAACCACGCCAAGACCTTCATCGACCCCAAGGCGCGCCTCTTCGCGGGGCACTCCACCAGCCGCAAGCACTGA
- the tatC gene encoding twin-arginine translocase subunit TatC: MALPDVPDAGAGAPEAPDDGLDVRGLWEGLEGFLVRARRRLLTVVATFLATTLAAFFVGGRFFEDLLAVQPRLTSLVFLTPTEALVAQFKLALGLGVVATYPVALWQAWQLVRERARGGSRMIYWVVPLASLLFAAGGAFAFLVVLPSALAFFLSFSSPELEAMISMSSFVNFVLYLTLPFGMLFQFPVLVYFVARVGLLSPGFLSHNRRYAILLVFIIAALLTPGTDPFSQVLLALPMLVLYEVGYLVARIAWRRRRPPLETES, encoded by the coding sequence ATGGCGTTGCCCGACGTGCCGGACGCGGGTGCCGGGGCGCCGGAGGCACCGGACGACGGCCTCGACGTAAGGGGCCTCTGGGAGGGCCTGGAAGGCTTCCTGGTCCGGGCACGCCGGCGGCTGCTGACGGTGGTCGCGACCTTCCTCGCCACGACCCTGGCGGCCTTCTTCGTGGGTGGCCGCTTCTTCGAGGACCTGCTGGCCGTGCAGCCGCGCCTCACCTCGCTGGTCTTCCTGACGCCCACCGAGGCGCTGGTGGCCCAGTTCAAGCTCGCCCTGGGCCTGGGCGTGGTGGCAACCTACCCCGTGGCGCTCTGGCAGGCCTGGCAGCTCGTGCGCGAGCGGGCGCGCGGCGGCTCGCGCATGATCTACTGGGTGGTGCCCCTGGCCAGCCTGCTCTTTGCTGCCGGCGGCGCCTTTGCCTTCCTGGTGGTCCTCCCCAGCGCGCTCGCGTTCTTCCTGAGCTTCTCCAGCCCCGAGCTGGAAGCGATGATCTCCATGAGCAGCTTCGTCAACTTCGTCCTCTACCTCACCCTCCCGTTCGGGATGCTCTTCCAGTTCCCGGTGCTCGTCTACTTCGTGGCGCGGGTGGGGCTCCTGAGCCCCGGCTTCCTCTCCCACAACCGGCGGTACGCCATCCTCCTGGTCTTCATCATCGCCGCGCTGCTCACCCCCGGGACCGACCCGTTCTCGCAGGTCCTCCTGGCACTCCCCATGCTGGTCCTCTACGAGGTGGGGTACCTGGTGGCCAGGATCGCCTGGCGTCGCCGCCGCCCGCCCCTCGAAACCGAATCCTGA
- a CDS encoding aminotransferase class V-fold PLP-dependent enzyme, which yields MEGWVEEVRNLLPVTRRSIYMNTGTSGPVPEPALRAEAESERYLSEAGPGSAEALRESGRRLEQVRNDLARFLGSTPDQLAFTQNTSHGMAAVVGGMVWRPGDEVVTSELEHASGLLPFGYLRDRLGVRVRVLRPRDGVRLTPDELREGLSTRTRLICMSHVSYATGARLPVEAAAELARAHGCRLLVDGAQAAGCLPEPLDGLGADFYAGPGQKWLMGPEGTGFLHFAPGAWAVAAPASIAWASVEHEESPAGPLTYRLKASARRFELATISLALFEGLRTATQILEGMGRRTIWERVAALTGRLKEGLAALRDVEVITPMEAERSAGLVAFRLRGLSAPEATRLLAERYQVIGRWVPRPEAVRLSVHFFNTESEVETVLGAVGELTAGAGGS from the coding sequence ATGGAGGGCTGGGTGGAAGAGGTTCGAAATCTGCTGCCTGTCACCCGCCGGAGCATCTACATGAACACGGGCACGTCCGGGCCGGTGCCGGAACCGGCCCTGCGCGCCGAGGCGGAGTCGGAGCGCTACCTGAGCGAGGCGGGCCCGGGGAGTGCGGAGGCCCTGCGGGAGAGCGGGCGCCGGCTGGAGCAGGTGCGGAACGATCTGGCGCGCTTCCTCGGCTCCACGCCCGACCAGCTCGCCTTCACACAGAACACCAGCCACGGCATGGCCGCGGTGGTGGGCGGGATGGTGTGGCGTCCCGGCGACGAGGTCGTCACATCCGAGTTGGAGCACGCCTCGGGCCTCCTCCCCTTCGGCTACCTGCGGGACCGCTTGGGTGTCCGGGTGCGGGTGCTCCGCCCGCGCGACGGGGTGCGGCTCACCCCGGACGAGCTACGGGAGGGCCTTTCGACCCGCACGCGGCTCATCTGCATGAGTCACGTCTCCTACGCCACGGGGGCGCGCCTGCCCGTGGAAGCAGCGGCGGAATTGGCCCGAGCGCACGGTTGCCGGCTGCTGGTGGACGGAGCCCAGGCCGCCGGTTGCCTCCCGGAGCCCTTGGACGGGCTGGGCGCGGACTTCTACGCAGGCCCCGGACAGAAGTGGCTGATGGGGCCTGAGGGAACCGGGTTCCTCCACTTCGCGCCGGGGGCGTGGGCGGTCGCGGCCCCGGCCTCGATCGCCTGGGCGTCGGTGGAGCACGAGGAGAGCCCCGCCGGTCCACTGACCTACCGGCTGAAGGCCTCGGCCCGGCGGTTCGAGCTGGCCACCATCAGCCTTGCGCTCTTCGAAGGCTTGCGAACGGCCACCCAGATCCTGGAGGGCATGGGGCGGCGTACGATCTGGGAGCGGGTCGCCGCCCTGACCGGACGACTCAAGGAAGGGCTCGCCGCCTTAAGGGACGTGGAGGTGATCACCCCCATGGAAGCCGAGCGTTCCGCGGGGCTGGTCGCCTTCCGACTGCGGGGGCTTTCGGCTCCCGAAGCGACGCGACTCCTGGCGGAGCGGTACCAGGTGATCGGCCGCTGGGTACCCCGTCCCGAGGCCGTCCGTCTTTCGGTCCACTTCTTCAACACCGAATCCGAAGTGGAGACGGTGCTGGGCGCGGTGGGCGAGTTGACGGCGGGCGCGGGCGGGTCATGA
- a CDS encoding N-acetylmuramoyl-L-alanine amidase family protein: protein MSRRPIWVISGWTLLALLGLLLAAGVALIYAGTLPGRPAPRPGDRVLVDPGHGGIDSGCHWDQLFEKDLTLRMAVLVKNRLEEAGVPAFLTRSSDRDLDPLEPSIRGRHQRDLQARAELARQVRPVAMVSLHVNAGTGERLSGAMVFYQAQSPESRRLAALILEELRNVVPGNQNGILSADFYLLRSVPHPTVLVEAGFLTTARDRATLTSPDGQERIAEAVATGILAYLRGQAAPIPSDRPSLAPALGGFGRDRLEPDTDGCGS, encoded by the coding sequence GTGTCCCGCCGCCCCATCTGGGTGATCTCGGGTTGGACCCTCCTCGCCCTCTTGGGGCTCCTGCTGGCCGCAGGCGTGGCCTTGATCTACGCCGGCACCCTCCCCGGCCGGCCCGCCCCCCGCCCGGGCGATCGGGTGCTGGTGGATCCGGGACACGGCGGGATCGACTCAGGCTGCCACTGGGATCAGCTCTTCGAGAAGGACCTCACCCTGCGCATGGCGGTCCTCGTCAAGAACCGGTTGGAGGAGGCGGGGGTGCCCGCCTTCCTCACCCGTTCCTCGGACCGCGACCTGGACCCTCTGGAACCCTCGATCCGCGGCCGCCACCAGCGGGACCTTCAGGCCCGGGCGGAGCTCGCCCGCCAGGTCCGGCCCGTGGCCATGGTCAGCCTCCACGTGAACGCCGGCACCGGCGAGCGCCTCTCGGGAGCGATGGTCTTCTACCAGGCCCAGAGCCCCGAGAGCCGCCGCCTGGCCGCCCTGATCCTGGAAGAGCTGCGGAACGTGGTCCCCGGCAACCAAAATGGGATTCTGTCCGCGGACTTCTACCTCCTGCGGTCGGTGCCCCACCCCACCGTCCTGGTGGAGGCGGGTTTCCTCACCACCGCCCGGGATCGGGCGACGCTCACCTCGCCCGACGGCCAGGAGCGCATCGCCGAGGCGGTCGCAACCGGCATCCTGGCCTACCTGCGCGGCCAGGCGGCCCCGATCCCAAGCGACCGGCCTTCCCTGGCCCCCGCCCTCGGCGGATTCGGCCGCGACCGCCTCGAACCGGACACGGACGGCTGCGGCTCCTAG
- a CDS encoding glycosyltransferase, with protein sequence MKQVTVPTLRVEAYAPLAGEAVVERIRALARPLVGLRVAHVNATAYGGGVVELLFPLVGLLNGVGIPTDWWVMEGTDAFFRVTKTAHNGLQGADVVIDGPMQETYREVNVANSRFDWDAYDVVVIHDPQPAALASLVEHRRGRWIWRCHIDLSRPNPGVWSWIRPYLTAYDGAIFSLAPYVQPDLSLPLVAIIPPSIDPLSEKNRDLDPAEVEAIVRRFGMDPRRPLVAQVSRFDPWKDPLGVVDAYRLVKREMPEVQLLLVGSMATDDPEGWTFYDRTLRHAGEDPDLFILANLHGINHREVNAFQRAADVIIQKSLREGFGLTVTEGLWKGRPVVGGNAGGIPIQVLDGQNGFLVESVEQCADRTQWLLQNPAERARMGGEGREHVRRHFLVTRDLEDHLQLLARLMAAPAAVEARTGLFVAN encoded by the coding sequence GTGAAGCAGGTGACGGTTCCCACCCTGAGGGTGGAGGCGTATGCTCCGCTGGCCGGTGAGGCCGTGGTGGAACGCATCCGGGCGCTGGCCCGGCCGCTGGTGGGTCTGCGGGTGGCTCACGTGAACGCCACCGCGTACGGGGGAGGGGTCGTGGAGCTTCTCTTCCCGCTGGTGGGCCTGCTGAATGGCGTCGGCATTCCCACCGACTGGTGGGTGATGGAGGGCACCGATGCCTTCTTCCGGGTGACCAAGACGGCCCACAACGGGCTTCAAGGGGCCGACGTGGTCATCGACGGGCCCATGCAGGAGACCTACCGCGAGGTGAACGTGGCCAACAGCCGGTTCGACTGGGACGCCTACGACGTCGTGGTGATCCACGACCCGCAGCCGGCGGCCCTGGCCAGCCTGGTGGAGCATCGGAGAGGCCGGTGGATCTGGCGCTGCCACATCGACCTCTCGCGCCCCAACCCCGGGGTCTGGTCCTGGATCCGGCCCTACCTCACCGCCTACGACGGAGCCATCTTCAGCCTCGCCCCCTACGTCCAGCCGGACCTGAGCCTTCCCCTGGTAGCCATCATCCCGCCCTCCATCGATCCGCTGAGCGAGAAGAACCGGGACCTGGATCCCGCGGAGGTGGAGGCGATCGTCCGGCGGTTTGGGATGGATCCCCGGCGGCCGTTGGTCGCCCAGGTTTCCCGCTTCGACCCATGGAAGGATCCCCTGGGGGTGGTCGACGCCTACCGGCTGGTGAAGCGGGAGATGCCTGAGGTCCAGCTGCTCCTGGTGGGCTCCATGGCCACCGACGACCCCGAAGGCTGGACCTTCTACGATCGAACGCTCCGCCACGCCGGGGAGGACCCGGACCTCTTCATCCTGGCCAACCTCCACGGCATCAACCACCGGGAGGTGAACGCCTTCCAGCGGGCCGCGGACGTGATCATCCAGAAGTCGCTGCGGGAGGGGTTCGGGCTCACCGTCACCGAAGGCCTGTGGAAGGGCCGGCCCGTGGTGGGGGGCAACGCCGGCGGCATCCCCATCCAGGTGCTGGACGGACAGAACGGCTTCCTGGTGGAGTCGGTGGAGCAGTGCGCCGACCGGACCCAGTGGCTCCTGCAGAACCCGGCGGAACGGGCGCGCATGGGCGGGGAGGGGCGCGAGCACGTGCGGCGTCACTTCCTGGTGACGCGCGACCTGGAGGACCACCTCCAGCTCCTGGCCCGCCTCATGGCGGCGCCAGCCGCCGTGGAGGCTCGCACCGGGCTCTTCGTAGCCAACTAG
- a CDS encoding carbon starvation CstA family protein, with translation MTTWLLLLGLVLYVVAYLTYGRGLSRSVVHTDDSRQTPAHTLYDGVDYVPGNPLAIYGHHFASIAGAGPITGPAIAMIWGWLPSLIWIWLGNIVIGAVHDYLAVMASVRSEGKSIQWIAGKTMKPRTSRIMMVFIYATLVLVVAAFVTVAGLNFVATPGVASASMLFLVAALVFGVLSYRMKVNFTLATVIGLVLLAGAIWLGFVWGWHASFQTWVVVLAIYAVLASSLPVWLLLQPRDYLNSYILFVGLGAGIIALLAAFKGMALPAYSVWSASAVGGVSSPFWPAIPLVIACGSLSGFHSLVGSGTTSKQLDKESHGLPIGYGGMLTEGVLATVVVLAMGAYGFQVLGTVSGQLADAGISLARLETDAAYYGSTFLKAANPVGGALGLFTRSYGLALSDVFGVTAQFGTLFAGLWVTAFVLTTLDTATRLARFTWQEFFGYLKESSPGVHRVITDRWVAGAIVVILAGWLSWGGAYTVVWPAFAGANQMVAAVAMLTAALWAIKIQKASSGYQWATVIPGAFLWVTVFAGLIWYVYAVPATLVIKAIFVLMAVLSLLLLVDFFDGYRRRVQAPVGVAGSGR, from the coding sequence TTGACCACGTGGTTGTTGCTGCTCGGCCTCGTCCTTTATGTCGTCGCGTACCTGACCTACGGGCGGGGGCTGTCTCGTTCGGTGGTCCACACCGACGACAGCCGCCAGACCCCGGCACACACCCTGTACGACGGCGTCGACTACGTACCGGGGAACCCGCTGGCCATCTACGGGCACCACTTCGCCTCCATCGCCGGGGCGGGACCCATCACGGGGCCGGCCATCGCGATGATCTGGGGCTGGCTGCCCAGCCTCATCTGGATCTGGCTGGGGAACATCGTCATCGGCGCCGTGCACGACTACCTGGCGGTCATGGCCTCGGTCCGCTCGGAGGGCAAGTCGATCCAGTGGATCGCCGGCAAGACCATGAAGCCCAGGACCTCCCGCATCATGATGGTCTTCATCTACGCAACCCTGGTCCTGGTGGTGGCCGCCTTCGTCACCGTGGCCGGCCTCAACTTCGTCGCCACCCCCGGCGTCGCCTCGGCCAGCATGCTCTTCCTGGTCGCGGCCCTGGTCTTCGGGGTCCTCTCCTACCGGATGAAGGTGAACTTCACCCTGGCCACCGTCATCGGGCTCGTGCTGCTGGCCGGCGCCATCTGGCTCGGCTTCGTCTGGGGCTGGCACGCCTCCTTCCAGACGTGGGTCGTGGTCCTGGCCATCTACGCGGTCCTTGCGAGCAGCCTGCCCGTCTGGCTCCTGCTGCAGCCTCGTGACTACCTGAACAGCTACATCCTCTTCGTTGGCCTGGGGGCGGGCATCATCGCGCTCCTGGCGGCCTTCAAGGGCATGGCGCTGCCGGCCTACAGCGTGTGGAGCGCAAGCGCCGTGGGCGGCGTTTCCTCGCCCTTCTGGCCGGCCATTCCGCTGGTGATCGCCTGCGGGTCGCTCTCGGGCTTCCACTCGCTGGTGGGCTCGGGCACCACGTCGAAGCAGCTGGACAAGGAGAGCCATGGGCTCCCCATCGGTTACGGCGGCATGCTCACCGAGGGCGTCCTGGCCACGGTGGTGGTGCTCGCCATGGGCGCCTACGGCTTCCAGGTGCTGGGCACCGTCAGCGGGCAGCTGGCCGATGCCGGCATTTCCCTGGCTCGGCTGGAGACGGACGCGGCCTACTACGGATCCACCTTCCTGAAGGCAGCCAACCCCGTGGGCGGCGCGCTCGGGCTCTTCACCCGCAGCTACGGCCTTGCCCTCTCCGACGTCTTCGGAGTGACCGCCCAGTTCGGCACCCTCTTCGCGGGGCTCTGGGTGACGGCCTTCGTGCTCACCACCCTGGACACGGCCACCCGTCTGGCCCGGTTCACCTGGCAGGAGTTCTTCGGCTACCTGAAGGAGTCGAGCCCCGGCGTGCACCGGGTGATCACCGACCGCTGGGTGGCCGGCGCCATCGTCGTCATCCTGGCCGGGTGGCTCTCGTGGGGCGGCGCCTACACCGTGGTGTGGCCGGCCTTCGCGGGCGCGAACCAGATGGTGGCCGCGGTCGCCATGCTCACCGCCGCCCTCTGGGCCATCAAGATCCAGAAGGCCTCGTCCGGCTACCAGTGGGCCACGGTGATCCCGGGGGCCTTCCTCTGGGTCACCGTCTTCGCCGGCCTCATCTGGTACGTCTACGCGGTGCCGGCAACGCTGGTCATCAAGGCCATCTTCGTCCTCATGGCCGTGTTGTCGCTGCTGCTCTTGGTCGACTTCTTCGACGGCTACCGGCGCCGGGTCCAGGCGCCCGTGGGCGTTGCGGGGAGCGGCCGGTGA
- a CDS encoding ArsA family ATPase — MGKPLRSSTSERTRAGAARDPLPPLSRALDRLLDRGSTRDAGDVTLLISMGKGGTGKTTVAASLAVRLASDGFRVLVASIDPAHNLGDVLERPLGSEPSAVPGAPGLWALEVDTDRALERYLERASREVTDAYRYLETLNLDRFLEGLRYAPGVEEQATLEAVGELLQQAEADRFDVLVLDTPPTGQTLRVLALPGISLRWAQELHRVRRAILDRRQAVSRILGHETAVVGGEQVTLPSEEEGDPISRILAAYVEQTRRLRQRFQDVDRTGVLLVRNPDRLSGLESQRALGTLGRFGVPLAQVVVNRTDPREPAGTSADALPLPDLYPHGRLPLLQPEPSGAEALRALSTLMLDPAGSQSRGGTER; from the coding sequence ATGGGGAAGCCGCTGCGCTCTTCGACCTCTGAGCGAACCCGCGCCGGCGCGGCCCGCGATCCGCTGCCGCCCCTCTCCCGGGCCCTGGACCGCCTCCTCGATCGGGGCTCCACCCGGGATGCAGGCGACGTGACGCTGCTGATCAGCATGGGCAAGGGGGGCACGGGCAAGACCACCGTGGCCGCCAGCCTGGCCGTTCGGCTGGCTTCGGACGGCTTCCGGGTGCTGGTGGCCTCCATCGACCCTGCGCACAACCTGGGCGACGTACTGGAGCGGCCCCTGGGCTCGGAACCCTCGGCCGTGCCGGGCGCGCCGGGTCTCTGGGCCCTGGAGGTGGATACCGATCGGGCGCTGGAGCGCTACCTCGAGCGCGCGAGTCGGGAGGTGACCGACGCCTACCGGTACCTGGAGACGCTCAACCTGGACCGGTTCCTCGAGGGTCTCCGCTACGCCCCCGGCGTGGAAGAGCAGGCTACCCTGGAGGCGGTGGGCGAGTTGCTGCAGCAGGCCGAGGCCGACCGCTTCGACGTCCTGGTGCTCGACACCCCACCCACGGGGCAGACGCTGCGGGTGCTGGCCCTACCCGGTATCTCCCTGCGCTGGGCCCAGGAGCTGCACCGGGTACGCAGGGCGATCCTCGACCGGCGCCAGGCCGTCAGCCGCATCCTGGGCCATGAGACCGCCGTGGTGGGTGGGGAGCAGGTGACCCTGCCCTCCGAGGAGGAAGGGGACCCCATCAGCCGCATCCTGGCGGCGTACGTGGAGCAGACCCGACGGCTCCGGCAGCGCTTTCAGGACGTGGATCGGACCGGCGTCCTCCTGGTCCGCAACCCTGACCGGCTTTCGGGGTTGGAAAGCCAGCGGGCGCTGGGGACCCTGGGCCGCTTCGGCGTCCCCCTCGCCCAGGTGGTCGTGAACCGCACGGATCCCCGGGAACCCGCCGGCACCAGCGCGGACGCGCTGCCGCTGCCGGACCTCTACCCCCACGGCCGGTTGCCCCTCCTGCAGCCCGAGCCCTCGGGAGCCGAGGCCCTGCGCGCGCTCTCCACCCTCATGCTCGACCCAGCCGGATCGCAGAGCAGAGGAGGCACCGAGCGATGA
- a CDS encoding bifunctional enoyl-CoA hydratase/phosphate acetyltransferase: MAISTKAVSGMALPPLRRLDDLLASAVARHLKVAVVMAGEPNTLEALRLAHEHGLAEGLLIGNGSQIRSMAEAVGLPPPAFSVIDEEDPRRATLLAGQAVARGEAHLIMKGRISTGALMAGLLQPEAAFRTGRRLSHVAVIESPGQDRWLAVTDGAVHIAPDLSQKVEILQNAVDLVQRLGAEEPRVAVLAALEQVNPEMPATLDAAALAKMGERGRFGPALVDGPLAADVALSREAAEVKHVRGPVAGEAQVLVAPCIETANVLIKGLQYFAGARWGGLVVGGRVPVVVASRADRRDTRLYSLALGCRVV; encoded by the coding sequence GTGGCAATCTCGACGAAGGCGGTGTCCGGCATGGCCCTGCCCCCGTTACGACGGCTCGATGACCTGCTCGCGTCGGCCGTCGCCCGCCACCTCAAGGTGGCCGTGGTGATGGCCGGCGAGCCGAATACCCTCGAGGCCCTCCGCCTCGCCCACGAACACGGGCTGGCCGAGGGCCTTCTTATCGGTAATGGCTCTCAGATCCGTTCTATGGCCGAGGCGGTCGGTCTGCCCCCCCCGGCCTTCAGCGTGATCGACGAAGAGGATCCCCGGCGGGCCACCCTCCTCGCGGGCCAGGCGGTGGCCCGGGGCGAAGCCCACCTGATCATGAAGGGCCGCATCTCTACGGGTGCGCTCATGGCCGGCCTCCTTCAGCCCGAGGCCGCCTTCCGCACCGGGCGCCGCTTGAGCCACGTGGCGGTGATCGAGTCGCCCGGGCAAGACCGGTGGCTGGCGGTGACCGACGGCGCTGTGCACATCGCCCCCGACCTCTCTCAGAAGGTGGAGATCCTGCAGAACGCCGTGGACCTGGTTCAGAGGCTGGGGGCGGAGGAGCCCCGGGTCGCGGTGCTGGCGGCCCTGGAGCAGGTGAACCCCGAGATGCCGGCCACCCTGGATGCGGCGGCACTGGCCAAGATGGGCGAGCGCGGCCGGTTCGGGCCCGCCCTGGTAGACGGGCCGCTGGCCGCGGACGTGGCCCTTTCGCGCGAGGCGGCCGAGGTGAAGCATGTCCGCGGGCCCGTTGCAGGCGAGGCGCAGGTGCTCGTGGCCCCCTGCATCGAGACCGCCAACGTGCTGATCAAGGGGCTCCAGTACTTCGCCGGCGCCCGCTGGGGCGGGCTGGTGGTGGGCGGGCGGGTGCCCGTGGTGGTCGCCTCCCGGGCTGACCGGCGGGATACCCGCCTCTACTCCCTGGCCCTGGGCTGCCGGGTCGTCTAG